From Anopheles arabiensis isolate DONGOLA chromosome 3, AaraD3, whole genome shotgun sequence, a single genomic window includes:
- the LOC120902387 gene encoding protein spaetzle 4, with protein sequence MMAFHSDRVPSWQTTRGLLGWCIVSTMLLLLLLVPIVSTAESYGYDSASSCDPTRASRRGRSQLLKTIPCDLSVQAYCNLPGSAYPWHAVRRFVHENQGLMRRMYGDVRHISVLKEEFENNEIDIDDIDRATERYTRPSGHLGSAGGRDGKRMKYLRPSSPHYDGGPGHYPRDKSNEIPLNEPHFRPTQTKTTVTTTSTTTPSSSSSSSTSTDSSSTTTTSATTTTPTVESSDISTTGKSTSTTTASSTSTSTTVESPPPKNGSQASVGQTVPSSTQTTLELQEANPSVESKVEQQHATTTSTPSTADKISPVAGSSVVPTNKNSIQAADTEAIDMDALSSLAKLETNESLQATFASGDKDVEETVVKISSTLKLASSSALEKVDDRKEPLNSVTESGAKAGEIESTIGSYSNDRQDTEEAVSDDIAADDHDSLSSSSKTVAESLIQHQPIQTTSNVQQQQQQKIRFESIKPHPGTVTGSSTSVKKTSNPEGQLFQDAAQKEPPVVNGRGVNACPVKEEVVAPFWANNTRGEVLALLNLYPFEQYVHWEKCTHELKQMYCREGCRCEQQYRLHRLLAYDPHNECRGIFSDWFRFPSCCICKCYDMPFDFRVTSRSPRSLTKESIELVEDELQNAIYEHAADEWYRPKEHDVE encoded by the exons TGGCAAACGACGCGTGGTTTGCTGGGCTGGTGCATTGTTTCAaccatgctgctgttgcttctgctgGTTCCGATCGTATCGACAGCCGAGAGCTATGGATACGATTCGGCGTCATCCTGCGACCCAACCAGAGCCTCCCGCCGGGGACGTTCACAGCTCCTCAAAACCATCCCCTGCGATCTgagcgtgcaggcgtactgcaaTCTGCCCGGTTCCGCATATCCGTGGCATGCCGTGCGTCGGTTTGTGCACGAAAACCAGGGCCTGATGCGCCGGATGTACGGCGACGTGCGGCACATATCGGTGCTGAAGGAGGAGTTTGAAAACAACGAGATCGACATTGACGATATCGATCGTGCGACGGAGCGGTACACGAGACCCTCCGGCCATCTTGGGTCGGCCGGCGGACGGGATGGCAAGCGGATGAAGTATTTGCGGCCCTCCTCGCCCCACTACGATGGAGGACCGGGTCACTATCCGCGGGACAAGAGCAATGAGATCCCGCTGAATGAGCCTCACTTCCGACCGACCCAGACGAAGACGACGGTTACGACGACATCCACAACGACGcccagtagtagtagtagtagtagcacgTCAACTGACAGCAGTAGCACTACCACAACCAGCGCTACCACGACGACTCCGACCGTAGAGTCGAGTGATATCTCTACCACGGGTAAAAGCACTTCAACGACGACTGCGAGCAGTACCAGCACGAGTACGACCGTTGAGTCACCTCCGCCGAAAAATGGTAGTCAAGCATCGGTAGGGCAAACAGTGCCGTCCTCCACGCAGACCACATTGGAGCTGCAGGAAGCAAACCCATCAGTCGAGAGCAAagtggagcagcagcatgcaACTACTACCAGTACGCCGTCTACCGCCGACAAGATCTCCCCAGTAGCTGGATCCAGTGTTGTTCCAACCAACAAGAACTCCATTCAAGCTGCGGATACGGAAGCTATCGATATGGACGCACTGTCATCGCTAGCTAAGCTGGAAACGAATGAATCGTTACAGGCGACCTTCGCATCCGGCGACAAAGACGTGGAAGAGACGGTTGTAAAGATATCCTCCACTCTGAAGCTCGCCTCGTCCAGTGCACTCGAGAAGGTAGATGATCGGAAGGAACCCCTGAACTCTGTCACAGAGAGTGGCGCTAAGGCCGGCGAGATCGAGTCCACGATCGGTAGCTATTCCAATGATCGGCAAGATACTGAAGAGGCAGTATCCGACGATATTGCTGCTGACGACCACGATTcactgagcagcagcagtaaaacGGTGGCAGAATCGTTGATACAACATCAGCCGATTCAGACGACCAGCaatgtacagcagcagcagcagcaaaagataCGATTTGAGAGCATTAAACCTCACCCAGGCACGGTGACGGGCAGTTCGACGTCGGTAAAGAAGACATCCAACCCCGAGGGGCAACTGTTCCAAGATGCGGCCCAGAAAGAACCGCCCGTCGTTAATGGGCGCGGAGT TAACGCTTGCCCAGTGAAGGAGGAGGTAGTCGCACCGTTCTGGGCCAACAATACCCGGGGGGAGGTGCTCGCACTGCTGAACCTGTATCCCTTCGAGCAGTACGTGCACTGGGAGAAGTGCACGCACGAGCTGAAGCAGATGTACTGCCGCGAGGGCTGTCGCTGCGAGCAGCAGTACCGATTGCACCGGCTGCTCGCCTACGACCCGCACAACGAGTGCCGTGGCATCTTTTCCGACTGGTTCCGGTTTCCGTCCTGCTGCATCTGCAAGTGTTACGATATGCCGTTCGATTTCCGCGTCACCTCGCGCAGCCCCCGGTCGTTGACCAAGGAGTCGATCGAGCTGGTGGAGGATGAACTGCAGAATGCCATCTACGAGCATGCGGCCGACGAGTGGTACCGACCGAAGGAACATGACGTCGAGTAA